Proteins found in one Corynebacterium freneyi genomic segment:
- a CDS encoding 3-oxoacyl-ACP reductase encodes MADKYQELVNGGPLTGVAKSLGLPQPPHLRRHKPGEPLLKNDKVLVTGSGADADAVAKQLGEWDLNVRRDQAGDDKVGAIVVVVTEAKRPKELQGPVLNAAKHLRKLDKGGRFIVISRAKAEHGTDIDVALNATRGGVEGLVRSMGHEVRGGSTANGILVHDGVDVTAPSVVASLHFFLSGRSAFVDGQFLTVSSSAGEIPADWDKPLAGKVAAITGAARGIGAAIARQMKADGADVIVIDVPPAGDALSKVANELGGLALQLDITSDDAGNRIADAAKQRFGKLDIVVHNAGITRDKMLANMDEAKWGSVIAVNIEAQLTMNEQLLKHEAFQKSPRIATMASTSGIAGNRGQTNYATSKAGVIAMVEATADRVASMGGNINAVAPGFIETDMTAAIPFVNRQVARRVNSLQQGGQPGDVAQAISFLVSDRALGVNGEVLRVCGQNIVGQ; translated from the coding sequence ATGGCAGACAAGTACCAGGAACTGGTCAACGGCGGTCCGCTCACGGGCGTCGCCAAGTCCCTCGGCCTTCCCCAGCCCCCGCACCTGCGCCGCCACAAGCCCGGCGAGCCGCTGCTGAAGAACGACAAGGTCCTCGTGACCGGTTCCGGCGCCGACGCCGACGCCGTCGCCAAGCAGCTCGGCGAGTGGGACCTGAACGTCCGCCGCGACCAGGCCGGCGACGACAAGGTCGGCGCCATCGTGGTCGTGGTCACCGAGGCCAAGCGCCCGAAGGAGCTGCAGGGCCCGGTCCTCAACGCCGCGAAGCACCTGCGCAAGCTGGACAAGGGCGGCCGTTTCATCGTGATCTCCCGCGCCAAGGCGGAGCACGGCACCGACATCGACGTCGCGCTCAACGCCACCCGCGGCGGCGTCGAGGGTCTGGTCCGTTCGATGGGCCACGAGGTCCGCGGCGGCTCCACGGCCAACGGCATCCTCGTCCACGACGGCGTCGACGTCACCGCCCCGTCGGTGGTCGCGTCGCTGCACTTCTTCCTTTCGGGTCGTTCGGCGTTCGTCGACGGCCAGTTCCTCACCGTGTCCTCCTCCGCCGGCGAGATCCCGGCCGACTGGGACAAGCCGCTGGCCGGCAAGGTCGCGGCGATCACCGGTGCGGCCCGCGGCATCGGCGCGGCCATCGCCCGCCAGATGAAGGCCGACGGCGCTGACGTCATCGTCATCGACGTGCCCCCGGCCGGCGATGCGCTGTCGAAGGTCGCCAACGAGCTCGGCGGCCTGGCCCTGCAGCTCGACATCACCTCCGACGACGCCGGCAACCGCATCGCCGACGCCGCGAAGCAGCGTTTCGGCAAGCTGGACATCGTGGTGCACAACGCGGGCATCACCCGTGACAAGATGCTGGCGAACATGGACGAGGCCAAGTGGGGCTCGGTCATCGCCGTCAACATCGAGGCGCAGCTGACCATGAACGAGCAGCTGCTGAAGCACGAGGCGTTCCAGAAGTCGCCGCGCATCGCCACGATGGCGTCGACGTCGGGCATCGCGGGCAATCGCGGCCAGACGAACTACGCCACGTCGAAGGCCGGCGTGATCGCGATGGTGGAGGCCACCGCCGACCGCGTCGCGTCGATGGGCGGCAACATCAACGCCGTCGCCCCGGGCTTCATCGAGACCGACATGACCGCGGCGATTCCGTTCGTCAACCGTCAGGTCGCGCGTCGCGTGAACTCGCTGCAGCAGGGCGGTCAGCCGGGTGACGTCGCGCAGGCGATTTCGTTCCTGGTCTCCGACCGTGCGCTGGGCGTCAACGGCGAGGTTCTGCGCGTGTGCGGTCAGAACATCGTGGGCCAGTAA
- a CDS encoding winged helix DNA-binding domain-containing protein, whose protein sequence is MLELTPTAARAARCRAQLLTAKDRAADAVSAVRHMLAMQAQNAKAARWAVGIRTKGAKYSDVQAALESGALIRTWPMRGTHHVMAAEDVSWLTGLCSHRARSGVEKRRAALGLTLDDVLRAGAALVEATADPGRLPEHVAEKAVPFVGPRGAAVALTRDGVRELWATVGIDSSSSRGSHMLRFLCEERVLVQGPPVGTADTFTAFEAWVPAADDGADDAETDELLRRLVVKHLRGRGPAQVSDIAWWSGHANATIRRAVDIAGDAVAEVSVAGERYLMLAEAAEEAAANPKARPPRGPIALPAFDEYLMGYGDRALVLDKDAEPELFALIGPTKNGLVNRATMKAGRIVDTWDEDHPAASDYLRFAGR, encoded by the coding sequence ATGCTCGAGCTCACTCCCACCGCAGCCCGCGCCGCCCGTTGCCGGGCGCAGCTGCTCACCGCGAAGGATCGCGCCGCCGATGCTGTGTCCGCCGTGCGGCACATGCTGGCCATGCAGGCTCAGAACGCGAAGGCGGCGCGGTGGGCGGTGGGCATCCGCACGAAGGGCGCGAAGTATTCGGACGTGCAGGCCGCGCTGGAATCCGGCGCGCTTATCCGCACGTGGCCCATGCGTGGCACGCACCACGTCATGGCCGCCGAAGACGTCTCCTGGCTGACGGGCCTGTGTTCCCACCGGGCGCGTTCGGGCGTGGAGAAGCGTCGAGCGGCCCTGGGGCTCACGCTCGACGACGTGCTCCGCGCCGGTGCCGCCCTGGTCGAGGCCACCGCCGACCCCGGACGACTGCCCGAACACGTCGCCGAGAAGGCCGTCCCCTTCGTCGGCCCGAGAGGTGCCGCGGTCGCGTTGACCAGGGACGGAGTGCGCGAGCTGTGGGCGACGGTCGGCATCGATTCGTCGTCGAGCCGCGGTTCCCACATGCTGCGTTTTCTGTGCGAGGAACGCGTCCTGGTGCAGGGCCCGCCGGTCGGCACCGCGGACACCTTCACCGCGTTCGAGGCGTGGGTGCCGGCGGCCGACGACGGCGCCGACGACGCGGAGACCGATGAATTGCTGCGTCGGCTCGTCGTCAAGCATTTGCGTGGCCGGGGACCGGCGCAGGTCTCCGACATCGCGTGGTGGTCGGGGCACGCGAACGCCACCATCCGGCGGGCCGTGGACATCGCGGGCGACGCGGTGGCGGAGGTGTCGGTGGCGGGGGAGCGGTACCTGATGCTCGCCGAGGCGGCCGAGGAGGCGGCGGCGAACCCGAAGGCCCGACCGCCGCGTGGGCCGATCGCGCTGCCCGCGTTCGACGAGTACCTGATGGGCTACGGCGACCGGGCGCTCGTGCTGGACAAGGACGCGGAGCCGGAGCTGTTCGCGCTGATCGGGCCGACAAAGAACGGCCTGGTAAACCGGGCGACGATGAAGGCCGGTCGGATCGTCGACACTTGGGACGAGGACCACCCGGCGGCATCGGACTACCTGAGGTTCGCGGGGCGCTGA
- a CDS encoding RBBP9/YdeN family alpha/beta hydrolase, whose amino-acid sequence MSEKHHDPVTDLPDGVDADSGRPRVVIVHGYNGYPAKHWYPWLASELVGAGFPVTRVALPDPTRPDPGAWAAALAEQAGTLDGAVVVAHSLGCITVLSHLERHPEQRPRGLVFVAGFDARVAALPELDDYIGDGVGTEALLPRLGDVEVVMSDGDHVVPNADTAAMAKRLGVEPTVVPGAKHFLYSDGVTEVPEVRDAALRILST is encoded by the coding sequence ATGAGCGAAAAGCACCACGACCCCGTCACGGACCTTCCGGACGGGGTCGACGCCGACTCCGGCCGCCCGCGCGTGGTCATCGTCCACGGATACAACGGCTACCCCGCCAAGCACTGGTACCCGTGGCTGGCCTCCGAACTGGTCGGGGCGGGTTTCCCCGTCACCCGCGTGGCGCTGCCCGATCCGACGCGGCCGGACCCGGGGGCGTGGGCGGCGGCGCTGGCCGAGCAGGCCGGCACGTTGGACGGGGCCGTGGTGGTCGCCCACTCCCTCGGCTGCATCACCGTGCTGTCGCATCTGGAGCGGCACCCGGAGCAGCGTCCGCGCGGCCTGGTGTTCGTCGCCGGTTTCGATGCGCGGGTGGCCGCGCTGCCGGAGCTCGACGACTACATCGGCGACGGCGTGGGCACCGAGGCGCTGCTGCCGAGGCTCGGTGACGTGGAAGTGGTCATGTCCGACGGCGACCACGTCGTGCCCAACGCCGACACTGCGGCGATGGCGAAGAGGCTCGGCGTCGAACCAACTGTCGTCCCCGGTGCGAAGCACTTCCTGTACTCCGACGGGGTGACCGAGGTGCCCGAGGTTCGCGACGCCGCGCTGCGGATCCTGTCGACGTAG
- a CDS encoding ABC transporter substrate-binding protein, translating into MNPTHPPAPRPALDGEGPDTGRLAMSRRTALRSALILLGGSALALTGCSTRDTHAADAASGTADAPANGKGPTITDQKGRTVSFDAPVERIATTVIPAPSMIIAADQGISKIVAVNRASQMQAKNGLLAEMFPEIMDLPIAAAGNDFVPNIETIAAQNPDVVIQWAHMGDEIITPIEQAGLELLLIIYGTQEDLEYWVEMFTELVGKPERGEKILADMHRDRAAVEKAVGTAHRRPRAVNLFNYDEMQVSGTESYMDFWLTLCGADNVGTKAGPGSSVKVSREELLAWDPEVVFIGNFSPATPEDMYGDPFFAEMSAVKNKRVYKIPNGGFAWDPPSNESNLMWQWAAKLLHPETADFDLRRAMKDSYSFLYDHELTDEQIDRVLAVDANSGSANYDAFTR; encoded by the coding sequence ATGAATCCGACGCATCCTCCGGCCCCGCGCCCCGCACTCGACGGGGAGGGCCCGGACACCGGACGCCTCGCCATGAGCCGCCGAACGGCCCTCCGCTCCGCGCTCATCCTCCTCGGTGGCAGCGCCCTCGCGCTCACCGGCTGCTCGACCCGCGACACCCACGCCGCCGACGCCGCCTCCGGCACCGCCGATGCCCCGGCCAACGGCAAGGGCCCGACGATCACCGACCAAAAGGGCCGCACCGTCTCCTTCGATGCCCCCGTGGAGCGCATCGCCACCACCGTCATTCCGGCGCCATCGATGATCATCGCCGCCGACCAGGGCATCTCCAAGATCGTCGCCGTCAACCGCGCCAGCCAGATGCAGGCGAAGAATGGACTGCTCGCCGAGATGTTCCCCGAAATCATGGATCTTCCCATCGCCGCCGCAGGCAACGATTTCGTGCCGAACATCGAAACCATCGCCGCCCAGAACCCGGACGTCGTCATTCAGTGGGCCCATATGGGCGACGAGATCATCACCCCTATCGAGCAAGCCGGTCTCGAGCTTCTGCTCATCATCTACGGCACCCAGGAGGACCTCGAGTACTGGGTGGAGATGTTCACCGAACTCGTCGGAAAGCCGGAACGGGGAGAGAAAATCCTGGCCGACATGCACCGCGACCGCGCCGCAGTGGAGAAGGCGGTGGGGACCGCGCACCGCCGTCCCCGCGCCGTCAACCTGTTCAACTACGACGAAATGCAGGTCTCCGGAACCGAGTCGTACATGGACTTTTGGCTCACCCTCTGCGGCGCCGACAACGTTGGAACCAAGGCCGGGCCCGGTTCCTCGGTGAAGGTCTCCCGCGAAGAGCTGCTCGCGTGGGATCCGGAGGTGGTGTTCATCGGGAACTTCTCCCCCGCCACCCCGGAGGACATGTACGGCGACCCCTTCTTCGCCGAAATGTCGGCGGTGAAGAACAAGCGCGTCTACAAGATCCCCAACGGCGGCTTCGCCTGGGATCCGCCGAGCAATGAATCCAACCTCATGTGGCAGTGGGCCGCGAAACTGCTCCACCCCGAGACCGCCGATTTCGACCTCCGACGGGCCATGAAGGACTCCTATTCCTTCCTCTACGACCACGAGCTGACCGACGAACAGATCGACCGGGTCCTCGCCGTCGACGCCAACTCGGGGAGCGCAAACTATGACGCGTTCACTCGTTAA
- a CDS encoding EamA family transporter has protein sequence MAPVVLVLIGSIGTQAAAVLVTDMLSTVGAPGISGLRMAAAAIIMVVLFRPKLSGMTRARAINIVVYGIAMGMMSMMVYAAIARLPQGVAVTIDFLGPCVVSFLGLTMWRSRLWAVVAFIGVALIAQPSNDLDVIGIAYAAVGAIFFGAYTLFAARMGGAEGGCMPDLALSVVVAALILTPFSVPAAPLVDGSMWVTIIISGFIGAVVPYVVDTIAAGITSAAIVGTLFALDPVIGALLGWTFSGDRLTGSMAAGIVLVAVAGAVITWRGAGESREPETAVA, from the coding sequence GTGGCCCCGGTCGTTCTGGTTCTCATCGGTTCCATCGGAACCCAGGCCGCGGCGGTGCTGGTGACGGACATGCTGTCCACGGTCGGTGCCCCGGGTATTTCGGGACTGCGCATGGCCGCCGCGGCCATCATCATGGTGGTGTTGTTCCGCCCGAAGCTGTCCGGGATGACGCGCGCCCGGGCGATCAACATCGTGGTCTACGGCATCGCGATGGGCATGATGAGCATGATGGTCTACGCGGCCATCGCCCGCCTCCCCCAGGGCGTCGCCGTGACCATCGACTTCCTCGGCCCCTGCGTCGTGTCCTTCCTGGGGCTGACGATGTGGCGCTCGCGGCTGTGGGCCGTCGTCGCGTTCATCGGCGTCGCCCTGATCGCGCAGCCGTCCAACGACCTGGACGTCATCGGCATCGCATACGCCGCAGTCGGCGCGATCTTCTTCGGCGCCTACACGCTCTTCGCCGCCCGGATGGGAGGCGCCGAGGGCGGATGCATGCCGGACCTGGCGCTGTCCGTGGTCGTCGCCGCGCTGATCCTCACGCCGTTTTCCGTCCCCGCCGCACCGCTTGTCGACGGTTCGATGTGGGTCACCATCATCATCTCCGGCTTCATCGGCGCCGTCGTCCCCTACGTGGTCGACACCATCGCCGCCGGCATCACGTCAGCGGCGATCGTCGGCACGCTCTTCGCGTTGGACCCGGTCATCGGCGCCCTCCTGGGGTGGACGTTTTCCGGTGACCGGCTGACGGGGTCCATGGCCGCCGGCATCGTTTTGGTGGCGGTGGCCGGTGCGGTCATCACCTGGCGCGGGGCGGGGGAATCACGGGAACCGGAAACTGCGGTGGCGTAG
- a CDS encoding ABC transporter ATP-binding protein, with product MIEARNLGFRFGGGPWVFRGLDVTVEPSSITSLLGSNGVGKSTLLRLLAGISEPSEGSVSTRGQIGFVPQATAGVFPYLVSDMVLMGRARQLSMFSQPGAEDRRIAAEALDRVGMAHLASRPFTGLSGGQQQLILIARALATGCDTLILDEPVSALDLRNQALVLELLSNLRHEGLAVVLSTHSPEHALHLGGQALVLDPSDGLRAGPADELLSDDVLTRLYGIDLFRVTVPDGERPRNIVVTRYEGVRDAVAVS from the coding sequence ATGATTGAAGCCCGAAATCTCGGCTTCCGTTTCGGCGGCGGCCCGTGGGTGTTCCGCGGGCTCGACGTGACCGTGGAGCCTTCGTCCATCACGTCGTTGCTCGGCTCCAATGGCGTCGGCAAGTCGACGCTGCTGCGGTTGCTGGCCGGAATCTCCGAACCGTCGGAGGGCTCGGTGTCCACCCGGGGGCAGATCGGCTTCGTGCCGCAGGCGACGGCCGGTGTCTTCCCCTACCTCGTGTCCGACATGGTCCTCATGGGCAGGGCACGGCAATTGAGCATGTTCTCCCAACCTGGCGCCGAGGACCGCAGGATCGCCGCCGAGGCCCTGGACCGGGTGGGCATGGCCCATCTGGCGTCGCGGCCGTTCACCGGTCTGTCCGGCGGACAGCAGCAGCTGATCCTCATCGCCCGCGCACTGGCCACCGGGTGCGACACCCTCATCCTCGACGAGCCGGTATCTGCACTCGACCTGCGCAATCAGGCGCTGGTGCTGGAACTGCTCTCCAATCTACGGCACGAGGGCCTGGCCGTCGTCCTGTCCACCCACAGTCCCGAGCACGCCCTCCACCTCGGGGGCCAGGCGCTCGTCCTCGACCCGTCGGACGGGCTGCGGGCCGGCCCCGCCGACGAATTGCTTTCCGACGACGTGCTCACCCGCTTGTACGGCATCGACCTGTTCCGCGTCACCGTCCCCGACGGCGAACGCCCGCGGAACATCGTCGTCACGCGATACGAGGGCGTGCGCGACGCCGTCGCCGTGTCCTGA
- a CDS encoding DUF3800 domain-containing protein: MMEDKTLFVFMDESGDMQFKSKGTRHFLVTAVCTPRPAYSAALMQELKYELMAARSEDLEFHATNNSPGTRRRVIDVICGIPDLRVHTMWIDKRYTHPALQSNTALFGLFARSMGRWIDSVYRSSDFEGVVLIFDSVLTGKEREAFKKKLKPELQKLNFRYKILFHPVKQDLNGQIADYFSWSWFRKIEHGDSQYYDELSKTTRWTQFDLFKSGMTQYWEGPEKK, from the coding sequence ATGATGGAAGATAAAACGCTCTTCGTCTTTATGGACGAGTCCGGCGACATGCAGTTTAAGTCTAAGGGTACGCGTCACTTTCTGGTTACGGCGGTATGTACTCCACGTCCCGCGTATTCTGCGGCTCTAATGCAGGAACTCAAGTACGAACTCATGGCCGCGAGAAGCGAGGACCTGGAATTTCATGCCACGAACAATAGTCCGGGAACCAGAAGGCGGGTCATTGACGTGATCTGCGGAATTCCTGATCTGCGGGTTCATACCATGTGGATTGATAAGCGATACACGCACCCGGCTCTGCAGAGCAATACGGCGCTCTTTGGGCTGTTTGCGCGTTCAATGGGCAGATGGATCGATTCCGTTTATCGATCGTCGGATTTTGAAGGCGTTGTACTCATCTTCGACTCGGTCTTGACGGGCAAGGAGCGGGAAGCGTTTAAAAAGAAGCTTAAGCCCGAACTTCAAAAGCTAAACTTTCGCTACAAGATCCTGTTCCACCCCGTGAAGCAGGATCTCAATGGGCAGATCGCCGACTACTTCTCATGGTCCTGGTTCAGGAAAATCGAACATGGTGACAGTCAGTACTACGACGAACTAAGTAAGACGACCCGGTGGACCCAGTTCGACCTCTTTAAATCCGGGATGACTCAGTACTGGGAGGGGCCGGAGAAAAAATGA
- a CDS encoding MaoC/PaaZ C-terminal domain-containing protein, which translates to MTEAKILSEVPSLVPLYAKAATGGARSNRTSKLKTPALAVKGVKVSASRDEDFRRVAGAPPVDHVANSAFFGHVHALIMPLQMELMAADDFPLPMMGLIHTSNTYRQLKPVPVGADVDVEVRVAGFRAHRSGTEVVHEATVSRDGEVLVEETSVYLAKGKKLDDVEPLDDSAGQSKRPQFKVPRPTAQWRIPGSIGRTWAKVSGDWNPIHVTGLTAKALGMPGVVAHGMYTASRALAESDVPGGAPFEFHIDFGAPVIVPATVMVAITRAGEVVDGVGRGGTDIVAWDRKKRRPHFTGHVRDV; encoded by the coding sequence ATGACTGAAGCCAAGATCCTGTCCGAGGTTCCGTCGCTGGTTCCGCTGTACGCGAAGGCGGCGACGGGCGGCGCGCGTTCGAATCGGACGTCGAAGCTGAAGACCCCGGCTCTGGCGGTCAAGGGCGTGAAGGTGTCGGCGTCGCGCGACGAGGACTTCCGTCGCGTCGCCGGTGCCCCGCCGGTCGATCATGTTGCCAATTCGGCGTTCTTCGGCCACGTGCATGCGTTGATCATGCCGTTGCAGATGGAGTTGATGGCGGCCGATGATTTCCCGCTGCCGATGATGGGTCTGATCCACACGTCGAACACGTACCGCCAGCTCAAGCCGGTTCCGGTGGGTGCGGACGTCGACGTGGAGGTCCGTGTGGCGGGTTTCCGCGCGCACCGTTCGGGCACGGAGGTCGTGCACGAGGCGACCGTGTCGCGTGACGGCGAGGTGCTGGTCGAGGAGACCTCGGTGTACCTGGCCAAGGGCAAGAAGCTTGACGACGTCGAGCCTCTCGACGATTCGGCCGGCCAGTCCAAGCGGCCGCAGTTCAAGGTACCGCGTCCGACGGCGCAGTGGCGCATTCCGGGTTCGATCGGTCGCACGTGGGCGAAGGTGTCCGGCGACTGGAACCCGATTCACGTCACGGGCCTGACGGCGAAGGCGCTGGGCATGCCGGGCGTCGTGGCGCACGGCATGTACACCGCGTCGCGCGCGTTGGCGGAGTCCGATGTGCCGGGCGGCGCCCCGTTCGAGTTCCACATCGACTTCGGCGCCCCGGTGATCGTTCCGGCGACGGTGATGGTCGCCATCACCCGCGCCGGCGAGGTCGTCGACGGCGTGGGCCGCGGCGGCACCGACATCGTGGCCTGGGACCGCAAGAAGCGGCGCCCGCACTTCACGGGTCACGTGCGGGACGTGTAG
- a CDS encoding FecCD family ABC transporter permease, giving the protein MTRSLVKPKSASRATVDGVERPDGPDGVEVLHAAHARRTAMILLLAVAALVLSFIASLSIGRFNVPFNEVVRMLIGQVVDIRQTWTPQEEQVVLGSRLPRVLLAMIVGGGLALAGATLQAVFRNPLVSPQVVGVSSGASFGGVLALALGLGTAWLIGLSFAMGALAIWVVIGIGRTRTGGSVLMIVLGGIVVSALFSALVSLVTMLADPYTTLPSIVFWLMGSLTAASMQKVAVALVPVAIGTTVILILRWRINVLSLGDFEARSLGLSPQPLRVLLLAMVALITAGAVAVSGVIGWVGLVIPHVARLIGGPDHRILLPLSVLIGASYLTLIDTLSRSVAATELPVGILTAVIGAPVFIWLLRKNRGGSAIED; this is encoded by the coding sequence ATGACGCGTTCACTCGTTAAGCCGAAGTCCGCTTCCCGGGCGACCGTCGACGGCGTCGAACGCCCGGACGGCCCCGACGGCGTCGAAGTCCTCCACGCCGCCCACGCCCGACGGACGGCGATGATCCTGCTGCTTGCCGTCGCTGCGCTGGTGCTGTCGTTCATCGCCTCGCTGTCGATCGGCCGGTTCAACGTTCCGTTCAACGAAGTGGTGCGGATGCTCATCGGCCAGGTCGTCGACATCCGCCAAACGTGGACTCCGCAAGAAGAGCAGGTCGTGCTGGGATCGCGGCTCCCCCGGGTCCTGCTGGCGATGATCGTCGGCGGCGGCTTGGCCCTGGCCGGTGCGACCCTGCAGGCCGTGTTTCGGAATCCCCTGGTCAGCCCCCAGGTCGTCGGCGTTTCTTCGGGCGCTTCCTTCGGCGGCGTGCTCGCGTTAGCCCTGGGCCTGGGCACCGCGTGGCTCATCGGACTGTCCTTCGCGATGGGGGCGCTGGCCATCTGGGTCGTCATCGGCATCGGCCGAACGCGCACCGGTGGTTCGGTGCTGATGATCGTGCTCGGAGGCATCGTCGTCAGCGCCCTGTTCTCGGCACTGGTCTCGCTGGTGACCATGTTGGCGGACCCGTACACGACGCTGCCGTCGATCGTCTTCTGGCTGATGGGGTCCCTCACCGCGGCTTCCATGCAGAAGGTCGCCGTCGCCCTGGTGCCGGTGGCCATCGGCACGACGGTGATCCTCATCCTGCGGTGGCGCATCAACGTGCTCAGTCTCGGGGACTTCGAGGCACGGTCGCTGGGTTTGAGCCCGCAGCCGTTGCGGGTGCTTCTGCTCGCGATGGTGGCGCTGATCACCGCCGGCGCGGTCGCCGTATCCGGCGTCATCGGGTGGGTGGGGCTGGTGATCCCCCACGTCGCCAGGCTCATCGGCGGGCCGGATCACCGCATCCTGTTGCCGTTGTCGGTGCTCATCGGCGCCAGCTACCTGACGCTAATCGACACCCTGTCGCGTTCGGTGGCGGCGACCGAACTGCCGGTGGGAATTCTCACCGCAGTCATCGGCGCGCCGGTGTTCATTTGGCTGCTGCGCAAGAACCGCGGCGGCTCCGCGATCGAAGATTAG
- a CDS encoding ISL3 family transposase, producing MPDSTSLIADTIIRTVELGLTITGAAIDERHTWITCRPVEQDASCPACGMKGRLRDHRIRELVDLPVVGHPTRLRIRLPRFTCTNTACATKIFQQQLVCAKRKAKLTDRCTRWILQRLAIDRMSVAAISKSLDIGWDLVNQVALEQAWELIYADPTHLAGVRVLGVDEHKWKHRRGDGTPGFVTVIVDLTPNVDGTGPARLLDMVPGRSAEVLRRWLAAREKSFRDRVKVVAMDGFAGYHTATTEQLPKARKVMDPFHVVHLAADKLTMTRQRIQQDTCGHRGRSGDPLYGVRRILLTRMGLLTDRQKAKLDAVFADERHTAVDVTHWTYQDIIAAYEHPDRRVGKRWMYKIMCRIRKDLPAGVQELGQLGRTMWKRRAEILAYFDTGASNGPVEAINGRLEHLRGIALGFRNLNHYILRSLIHSGGFQAKINAL from the coding sequence ATGCCCGATTCTACGTCTCTTATTGCTGACACCATCATCCGGACCGTTGAACTCGGCCTGACCATCACGGGCGCCGCGATCGATGAGCGCCACACGTGGATCACCTGCCGCCCGGTGGAACAGGATGCCTCCTGCCCGGCCTGCGGGATGAAAGGCCGGCTGCGTGATCACCGGATCCGTGAACTCGTGGACCTGCCCGTCGTCGGGCATCCCACCCGGTTACGGATCCGGCTACCCCGTTTCACCTGCACCAACACCGCCTGTGCGACAAAGATCTTTCAACAGCAACTCGTGTGCGCGAAGCGGAAAGCCAAGCTCACCGACCGCTGCACCCGCTGGATCCTCCAGCGCCTGGCGATTGACCGCATGAGCGTTGCCGCGATCTCGAAGTCCCTGGACATCGGCTGGGATCTGGTCAACCAGGTAGCCCTCGAACAGGCCTGGGAGCTGATCTACGCTGATCCCACCCACCTGGCCGGAGTCCGCGTCCTGGGGGTGGACGAGCACAAATGGAAACACCGCCGCGGCGACGGTACTCCCGGTTTCGTCACCGTCATCGTCGACCTGACGCCGAACGTGGACGGCACCGGGCCCGCCCGGCTGTTGGACATGGTGCCGGGCAGATCCGCTGAGGTGCTGCGCCGCTGGCTCGCCGCCCGGGAGAAGTCCTTCCGCGACCGGGTGAAAGTCGTGGCGATGGACGGATTCGCCGGCTACCACACCGCCACCACCGAGCAGCTGCCGAAGGCGAGGAAGGTGATGGACCCGTTCCACGTCGTGCACCTGGCCGCCGACAAGCTGACTATGACCCGGCAGCGGATCCAACAGGACACCTGTGGGCATCGCGGCCGGTCAGGGGATCCCTTGTACGGGGTGCGTCGGATCCTGCTAACCCGGATGGGACTGCTGACCGACAGGCAGAAAGCGAAGCTGGACGCGGTGTTCGCTGATGAGCGGCACACGGCTGTGGATGTCACGCACTGGACGTATCAGGACATCATCGCAGCCTATGAGCATCCTGACCGTCGGGTCGGGAAGAGGTGGATGTACAAAATCATGTGCCGGATCCGGAAAGATCTTCCCGCCGGGGTCCAGGAGCTGGGGCAGTTGGGCCGGACGATGTGGAAACGACGGGCCGAGATCCTCGCGTACTTCGACACCGGCGCTTCCAATGGCCCCGTCGAGGCCATCAACGGACGGTTGGAGCACCTGCGTGGCATCGCACTCGGGTTCAGGAACCTCAACCACTACATCTTGCGGTCACTGATCCACTCCGGAGGGTTCCAGGCCAAGATCAACGCACTCTAA